A genome region from Bacteroidales bacterium includes the following:
- a CDS encoding M1 family metallopeptidase: MNSIVKYTALLLLIFFFNKTFSQKYFQQEVNYTICVKLNDVNHELSGFEKIQYINNSPNTLEYIYFHLWPNAYKDNTSALYKQLLKSGNFKLYEAKQEQLGYIDSIDFKINNEKIKWKYDSLNIDICKLILDKSLKSGDTIIISTPFHVKIPDGKFSRFGHVSQSYQITQWYPKPAVYDANGWNQMPYLHQGEFYSEFGSFDVTITLPENYVVGATGDLQNESEIEWLTKKAEETQKIIFFNRNDMQFPPSSKNTKTIRYIQKNIHDFAWFADKRYNVLKGQIKPPDSERKVTSWAMFTNAEGNLWRKSIEYINDAIYYYSLWVGDYPYNNITAVDGTISAGTGMEYPNITVIGTSGTPFVLREVIVHEVGHNWFYGMLGSNERKNPWMDEGINSFYTLRYIENTVGGKLTDMLGLPENIARVTDLWKYKVAKYDELTYLITALTNTDQPLNSPAECYTTYNYAADVYSKGTIAMRYLMTYMGKENFDKAMHLYFEEWKYKHPSPEDFKKIITKNTTQNLDWFFNDLLNTTKKIDYKISSLKNEGDSSILKIKNKGQIAAPFSITSYSSKDTVETSYYEGFTGKKKFTLAKNNFAQFKIDENEIIPDINRKNNSIKTKGIFKKSKPVKFNFIGSIDNSDKRQVFYFPGIGINNYDKFMLGVTLYNHLLFQKKTEYTLVPMYSTGTNELSGWGNINYNLFPAQIFQNIKFGLSFAKYTYSYEPLLKYYKIEPEFLFVFKKRIPTSDYTHSLKLRNINITKDVFVWNGDEKEMEKKQQELMFNEIIYSFENSNSLHPYVLSLKTQQNVDFIKSSLEFKYRLTYNKKKKGLDLRFFAGAFLEQKKVYYGNYNFRMNGQAGYEDYTFDNYYLGRSDYSGLASQQFTETDGAFKINTPIGQTNDWLASLNVKTSIPGILPLKLYADIGTYSHAGKLFPDSKKIIYNGGIDLTVIPNICEVYFPVFWSSDIENQMKAINSVKYSEKIRFTLYLNSMNFFDSLKNIKFM, translated from the coding sequence ATGAATTCAATAGTGAAGTATACTGCATTGCTTTTATTAATATTTTTTTTTAATAAAACTTTTTCGCAGAAGTATTTTCAGCAGGAAGTGAATTACACAATCTGTGTTAAACTCAATGATGTCAATCATGAGCTTAGTGGATTTGAAAAAATTCAATACATAAATAATTCTCCAAATACATTGGAATATATTTATTTTCATTTATGGCCCAATGCATATAAGGACAATACCTCTGCGTTGTACAAGCAATTGCTGAAAAGCGGAAATTTTAAATTATATGAAGCAAAACAAGAACAATTGGGATATATTGATAGTATTGATTTTAAAATTAATAATGAAAAAATAAAATGGAAATATGATTCTTTAAATATAGATATTTGCAAATTGATTCTTGATAAATCATTGAAAAGCGGCGACACTATTATCATATCAACACCTTTTCATGTAAAAATTCCTGACGGAAAATTTTCGCGTTTCGGACATGTAAGCCAATCTTACCAGATAACTCAATGGTATCCAAAACCCGCTGTGTACGACGCAAACGGATGGAACCAGATGCCCTACCTCCATCAGGGTGAATTTTATTCCGAATTCGGAAGTTTCGATGTAACCATTACTTTGCCCGAAAATTATGTCGTTGGTGCTACCGGCGATTTGCAAAATGAAAGCGAAATTGAATGGCTCACAAAAAAAGCTGAAGAAACACAAAAAATAATTTTTTTCAACAGAAATGATATGCAGTTTCCTCCATCTTCAAAAAATACAAAAACTATCAGATATATTCAGAAAAATATTCACGACTTTGCATGGTTTGCCGATAAAAGATATAATGTGCTGAAAGGACAAATAAAACCACCTGATTCGGAAAGAAAAGTTACATCATGGGCGATGTTCACTAATGCCGAAGGAAATCTCTGGCGAAAGAGCATTGAATATATTAACGATGCTATATATTATTATTCATTATGGGTTGGCGATTATCCCTACAATAATATTACCGCTGTTGACGGAACAATAAGTGCCGGTACCGGAATGGAATATCCGAACATTACGGTAATAGGAACTTCCGGAACTCCATTTGTTTTAAGGGAAGTTATTGTTCATGAAGTTGGTCATAACTGGTTTTATGGAATGCTTGGTTCAAATGAAAGAAAAAATCCGTGGATGGATGAAGGCATAAATTCATTTTATACATTGCGATACATTGAAAATACTGTTGGAGGAAAACTCACAGACATGCTCGGGTTGCCCGAAAATATTGCAAGAGTTACTGATTTATGGAAATATAAAGTTGCAAAATATGATGAATTAACATACTTAATAACCGCTTTAACAAATACTGACCAGCCCTTGAATAGTCCCGCCGAGTGCTACACCACATATAATTACGCTGCTGATGTTTATTCAAAGGGCACTATTGCCATGAGGTATTTAATGACTTACATGGGAAAAGAAAATTTTGACAAAGCTATGCACCTGTATTTTGAGGAATGGAAATACAAACATCCTTCTCCTGAAGATTTCAAAAAAATAATTACCAAAAATACAACTCAAAACCTCGATTGGTTTTTTAACGATTTGCTTAACACAACAAAAAAAATTGACTATAAAATTTCTTCTTTGAAAAACGAGGGTGACAGTTCGATATTAAAAATAAAAAATAAAGGACAAATTGCAGCACCATTTTCGATTACATCATATTCCTCGAAGGATACTGTGGAAACAAGCTATTATGAGGGTTTCACAGGTAAAAAGAAATTCACTTTGGCGAAAAATAATTTTGCTCAATTTAAAATTGATGAAAATGAAATAATTCCCGACATCAACAGAAAAAATAATTCCATAAAAACAAAAGGTATTTTCAAAAAATCAAAACCAGTAAAGTTTAATTTTATTGGAAGCATTGATAATTCCGATAAAAGACAGGTTTTTTATTTTCCGGGAATAGGAATAAATAATTATGATAAGTTTATGCTCGGTGTTACGCTTTATAATCATTTATTATTCCAGAAGAAAACCGAATACACTTTAGTTCCCATGTATAGTACTGGTACTAATGAATTATCGGGATGGGGAAATATTAATTATAATTTATTTCCCGCTCAAATTTTTCAGAACATAAAATTCGGATTGTCATTTGCAAAGTATACATATTCTTACGAGCCACTATTGAAATATTATAAAATTGAACCCGAATTTCTTTTTGTTTTTAAGAAAAGAATTCCTACATCAGATTATACACATTCTTTAAAATTAAGAAATATAAATATTACAAAAGATGTTTTTGTATGGAACGGTGATGAAAAAGAAATGGAGAAGAAACAACAGGAACTTATGTTTAATGAAATTATTTATTCATTTGAAAACAGTAATTCACTGCATCCTTATGTATTGAGTTTAAAAACCCAGCAAAACGTAGATTTTATTAAAAGTTCACTTGAATTTAAATACAGGTTGACATATAATAAAAAGAAAAAAGGGTTGGATTTGCGGTTTTTTGCAGGTGCTTTTTTGGAGCAGAAAAAAGTTTATTACGGTAATTATAATTTCCGTATGAACGGACAAGCAGGTTACGAAGATTACACTTTTGATAATTATTATTTAGGTCGTTCGGATTATAGCGGTTTGGCTTCGCAGCAATTCACCGAAACTGATGGCGCTTTTAAAATCAATACTCCCATTGGGCAAACGAATGACTGGCTTGCATCATTGAATGTTAAAACTTCAATTCCCGGAATTTTGCCTCTTAAATTATATGCCGACATCGGCACTTATTCACACGCAGGAAAATTATTCCCCGATTCAAAAAAAATAATATATAATGGAGGCATTGATTTAACTGTAATTCCAAACATTTGTGAGGTTTACTTTCCCGTATTCTGGTCTTCCGATATCGAAAACCAAATGAAAGCAATAAATTCGGTAAAATATTCAGAAAAAATTCGCTTTACTCTTTATTTGAACAGCATGAATTTCTTCGATTCATTGAAAAATATAAAATTTATGTGA
- a CDS encoding DUF2795 domain-containing protein: MYWTLELASKLEDAPWPATKDELIDFALRSGAPMEVIENLQELDDEGEVYDSIEDIWPDYPTKEDFFFHEDEY, encoded by the coding sequence ATGTATTGGACTTTAGAATTAGCTTCAAAATTAGAAGACGCACCGTGGCCTGCAACAAAAGACGAGCTTATTGATTTTGCTCTCAGGTCGGGAGCACCAATGGAAGTTATTGAAAACTTACAGGAACTCGATGATGAAGGTGAAGTTTACGACAGTATTGAAGATATTTGGCCTGATTATCCTACAAAAGAGGATTTCTTTTTTCATGAAGACGAATATTAA
- a CDS encoding sigma-54 dependent transcriptional regulator, whose amino-acid sequence MEKILIIDDEKSIRNTIREILEYEKFEVDDAESGMQGIEKIKNEKYDVVLCDIKMQKMDGIETLENIIKIFPDIPVIMISGHGNIETVVESIKKGAYDYIEKPIDLNRLLIGVRNALDKSTLISETKVLKKKCYQTNEIIGQSPAIAKIMEMIDKVAPTDAKVLITGDNGTGKELVARWLHEKSNRANSPFVEVNCAAIPSELIESELFGHEKGSFTSAIKQRKGNFEQADNGTLFLDEIGDMSLSAQAKVLRALQENKIMRVGGEKEIMVNVRVIAATNKNLKEEIEKKNFREDLYHRISVIVIDVPSLNQREEDIPLLANHFLKELCENQGKPLMKFSDDAFAEMQKINWTGNVRELRNVVERLIILCNKTITGKDIQLYAQPLKK is encoded by the coding sequence ATGGAAAAAATCCTCATAATTGATGATGAAAAAAGCATTCGCAATACAATCCGCGAAATACTCGAATATGAAAAATTTGAAGTTGACGATGCGGAAAGCGGAATGCAGGGCATTGAAAAAATAAAAAATGAAAAATACGATGTTGTACTTTGCGATATCAAGATGCAGAAAATGGATGGCATCGAAACGCTTGAAAATATTATTAAAATTTTTCCCGATATTCCCGTTATAATGATATCGGGACATGGAAATATTGAAACAGTTGTGGAATCAATAAAAAAAGGTGCTTATGACTATATAGAAAAACCCATTGATTTGAATCGTTTACTTATTGGTGTTCGTAATGCTTTGGACAAATCAACTTTAATTTCGGAAACAAAAGTTCTGAAGAAAAAATGTTATCAGACAAATGAAATAATAGGGCAATCACCGGCAATTGCAAAAATCATGGAAATGATTGATAAGGTTGCTCCCACAGATGCAAAAGTTTTAATTACCGGCGATAATGGAACAGGAAAAGAACTTGTTGCACGATGGCTGCACGAAAAAAGCAACAGAGCTAACAGTCCGTTTGTTGAAGTTAATTGTGCCGCAATTCCTTCCGAACTTATAGAAAGCGAATTATTTGGTCATGAAAAAGGTTCTTTCACATCGGCAATAAAACAAAGAAAAGGAAATTTCGAACAGGCAGATAACGGCACTTTGTTTCTTGATGAAATCGGCGACATGAGTTTATCGGCACAGGCAAAGGTTTTAAGGGCATTGCAGGAAAATAAAATCATGAGAGTGGGAGGCGAGAAAGAGATTATGGTTAATGTGAGAGTTATTGCAGCAACAAATAAAAATCTAAAAGAAGAAATTGAAAAGAAGAATTTTAGAGAAGATTTATATCACCGCATCAGTGTAATTGTTATTGATGTTCCTTCACTTAATCAACGAGAAGAAGACATTCCTTTGCTGGCAAATCATTTTCTGAAAGAATTATGCGAAAACCAGGGAAAACCTTTAATGAAATTCAGTGACGATGCTTTTGCCGAAATGCAAAAAATTAATTGGACAGGAAATGTACGTGAATTAAGAAATGTGGTTGAACGATTGATAATATTATGCAATAAAACTATTACAGGGAAAGATATTCAGCTTTATGCACAGCCGCTAAAGAAATAA
- a CDS encoding type II toxin-antitoxin system RelE/ParE family toxin — translation MKRNYKLKFEKEARADLTNSIKWYNEQKEGLGKYFFNEVNIFLDFIKSHPDACEQKHRNARFLPLKRFPFVIIYTVDDSLKIINIVAVFNTYRNPDKYKNRIND, via the coding sequence ATGAAAAGAAATTACAAACTGAAATTCGAAAAAGAAGCCAGAGCGGATTTGACCAATAGTATTAAATGGTACAACGAGCAAAAGGAAGGGCTTGGTAAATACTTTTTTAACGAGGTTAATATTTTTCTTGATTTTATAAAAAGCCATCCAGATGCATGCGAACAAAAACATAGAAACGCCCGTTTCCTGCCTTTGAAAAGATTTCCATTTGTTATTATTTATACTGTTGACGATTCTCTTAAAATTATTAATATTGTTGCTGTTTTTAACACATACCGAAATCCGGATAAATACAAAAACCGTATTAATGATTAA
- a CDS encoding cytochrome c peroxidase, which translates to MFLFFILGFSLQSCKKEKSLEEYKPTPYIITIPNFFPTQLNIPSDNPMTVEGIKLGRYLFYEGRLAGRDHPDSLMSCSTCHIQSHSFENGTGYGYGVTGIKTPHVMLPFINLAFNSNGYLWNGSVYMQNPIANKQNLEDIIWMAITAPHEMFSDTNRAKEMLQNIPMYPPLFKNAFGSEIITIKNAGRAIAQFLRTLISANSKFDKYLRGEENLTPSEMNGYVIFNTEKGDCFHCHGTILFTTNLFYNNAKDTVFTDTRDRYHVTFVSKDIGAYKATTLRNIELTGPYMHDGRFTTLQQVIDFYSEGLKWSPYVHPLMKKVNDGGVQLTAQQKQDLIAFLKTLTDNTFINNPDFANPF; encoded by the coding sequence TTGTTTTTATTTTTTATTCTCGGGTTTAGTCTTCAATCATGCAAAAAAGAAAAATCTCTTGAAGAATACAAACCCACACCTTATATAATTACAATCCCAAATTTTTTTCCTACTCAATTGAACATTCCTTCAGATAATCCGATGACAGTTGAAGGTATTAAATTAGGAAGATATTTATTTTACGAAGGACGACTTGCAGGCAGAGACCATCCTGATTCGCTGATGTCATGTTCTACCTGCCATATTCAATCCCATTCATTTGAAAACGGAACTGGCTATGGATACGGAGTTACAGGAATTAAAACGCCGCACGTTATGCTACCGTTTATTAATCTTGCATTTAACAGCAATGGATATTTGTGGAATGGCAGTGTTTATATGCAAAATCCAATCGCAAATAAACAAAATCTTGAAGATATAATTTGGATGGCAATTACCGCTCCGCATGAAATGTTCAGCGATACCAACAGGGCAAAAGAAATGCTCCAAAACATTCCTATGTATCCCCCTTTGTTTAAAAATGCCTTTGGTTCGGAAATAATTACAATCAAAAATGCGGGAAGAGCAATAGCACAATTTTTAAGAACATTGATTTCTGCAAATTCAAAGTTTGATAAATATCTGAGAGGTGAGGAAAATCTTACTCCTTCTGAAATGAATGGTTATGTGATTTTTAATACCGAAAAAGGTGATTGTTTCCATTGTCACGGAACAATTTTATTTACAACAAATTTATTTTATAATAATGCTAAAGATACTGTTTTTACTGATACGAGGGACAGATATCATGTTACCTTTGTTTCAAAAGACATAGGTGCATATAAAGCAACAACTTTGCGAAACATAGAACTTACAGGTCCATACATGCACGATGGCAGATTTACTACTTTGCAACAGGTAATTGACTTTTACAGCGAAGGATTGAAATGGTCGCCGTATGTTCACCCTTTGATGAAAAAAGTTAATGATGGCGGTGTTCAACTTACAGCTCAACAAAAACAGGATTTAATTGCATTCTTAAAAACACTTACAGATAATACTTTTATTAATAATCCTGATTTTGCAAATCCTTTTTAA
- a CDS encoding response regulator, whose amino-acid sequence MYMEKVTVLWADDEIDLLKPHILFLEDKGYEVHTATNGNAVMEIIKKHDFDIIFLDENMPGLTGIETLVKIKNLHPNLPVVMITKSEEESIMEEAIGSKISDYLIKPVNPNQILLAIKKNLENKRLIVEKTNSAYQQEFQKIGMRLSENLNYNEWIDIYKKIIFWELEFDNAKDESMVEILKMQKLEANNLFAKFYEKNYQSWLNGKASDIPVLSPTLIRKKVIPLLSSENPVFFILIDNLRYDQWKILQPVIEETFRVAEDQLYFSILPTVTQYARNSLFAGLMPFEIQNLHPQYWLNDEEEGTKNSFESELLGEQLKRITGKEIKYSYNKILNYTAGSKFSENINNLFNNKLNVLVYNFVDTLSHARTEMEIIRELAKDESAYRSITLSWFEHSPLLEILKQLAGKKLNIIITTDHGSVFVHNAVKVLGDRNTTANLRYKQGRALQYNKKEVFEIRNPLEFYLPKTNISSSYIFTRGYDFFAYPNNYNHYVNYYKNTFQHGGISMEEIMIPVITLNDK is encoded by the coding sequence CTGTATATGGAAAAAGTAACTGTATTATGGGCTGATGATGAAATTGATTTGCTGAAGCCGCACATATTATTTTTAGAAGATAAAGGTTATGAAGTGCACACTGCCACAAACGGCAATGCTGTCATGGAAATTATCAAAAAACATGATTTTGATATAATTTTTCTTGATGAAAATATGCCCGGATTAACAGGTATCGAAACACTTGTAAAAATAAAAAACCTGCATCCGAATCTGCCTGTCGTAATGATTACAAAAAGCGAAGAAGAATCAATAATGGAGGAGGCAATAGGTTCCAAAATTTCGGATTACCTTATAAAACCCGTGAACCCAAATCAAATACTTCTTGCAATCAAAAAAAATCTTGAAAACAAAAGATTAATTGTTGAAAAAACAAATTCTGCTTATCAACAGGAATTCCAGAAAATAGGAATGCGGCTGAGTGAAAATCTTAATTACAATGAATGGATTGATATTTATAAAAAAATAATTTTCTGGGAACTTGAATTTGATAATGCAAAAGATGAAAGCATGGTGGAAATTCTGAAAATGCAGAAACTTGAAGCGAATAATCTTTTTGCTAAATTTTATGAAAAGAATTATCAAAGTTGGTTGAATGGTAAAGCTTCAGATATTCCTGTGCTTTCGCCAACATTAATCAGAAAAAAAGTAATTCCTCTATTGTCATCCGAGAATCCCGTTTTTTTTATTTTAATTGATAACCTTCGTTATGACCAGTGGAAAATATTGCAGCCGGTTATAGAAGAAACTTTCAGAGTAGCTGAGGACCAGCTTTATTTCAGCATTTTGCCTACAGTTACACAATATGCGAGAAATAGTTTGTTTGCCGGATTAATGCCTTTTGAAATTCAAAACTTGCATCCTCAGTATTGGTTAAATGACGAAGAGGAAGGAACCAAGAATAGCTTTGAATCGGAATTGCTCGGTGAACAGCTTAAAAGAATTACCGGTAAAGAAATAAAATATTCATATAACAAAATTCTAAATTATACAGCGGGAAGTAAGTTTTCGGAAAATATAAATAATCTTTTTAACAATAAACTTAATGTATTAGTATATAATTTTGTTGACACGCTTTCTCATGCTCGAACAGAAATGGAAATTATACGTGAGCTTGCAAAAGATGAATCGGCATACCGCTCAATAACTTTATCGTGGTTCGAACATTCTCCGCTTCTCGAAATATTGAAGCAACTTGCAGGAAAAAAATTAAACATAATAATCACTACCGACCATGGTTCCGTATTTGTACATAATGCCGTGAAAGTTTTGGGCGACAGAAATACAACCGCAAACCTCAGATACAAGCAGGGAAGAGCTTTGCAATACAATAAAAAGGAAGTTTTTGAAATAAGAAATCCTCTGGAATTTTATCTTCCTAAAACCAATATTTCTTCTTCTTATATTTTTACGAGAGGTTATGATTTTTTTGCTTATCCCAATAATTACAACCATTACGTAAATTATTACAAAAATACTTTTCAGCACGGTGGAATTTCAATGGAGGAAATTATGATACCGGTTATAACTTTAAATGATAAATAA
- a CDS encoding HD domain-containing protein produces the protein MKNKRKIINDPVCGFINITDDIIFDLIEHRYFQRLRRIKQLGLTYLVYPSALHTRFSHAIGAMHLMTQAIDVLRSKGHNISDEESLAAKIAILLHDIGHGPFSHALENSIIKGIQHEEISEILMNKLNDEFNGKLELAIKIFKNKYHKKYLHQLVSSQLDMDRLDYLRRDSFFTGVSEGVTGTERIIKMLNVKNNELAVDYKGIYSIENFIIARRLMYWQVYLHKTVISAEYMVLKILKRAKELAKNGDNLFATPVFSNFLYNEINKQSFKKNDTIIEKYTELDDYDIFSSIKVWTKHDDKILSMLCKNLINRVLYKIELQNNVFEKKYFEQIKNKVKKIIKVDDSFIDYFVFSDFIESNIYFPQKDKINILLKNDNILDITEASDQLNVDVLSKIIKKYFICYINFH, from the coding sequence ATTAAAAATAAAAGAAAAATAATTAACGACCCTGTTTGCGGATTTATAAATATCACCGACGATATTATTTTCGACCTTATTGAACATCGCTATTTTCAGCGTCTCAGAAGAATAAAGCAACTGGGACTTACTTACCTTGTTTATCCGAGCGCATTGCATACAAGATTCAGTCATGCAATCGGAGCCATGCACCTGATGACACAAGCAATTGATGTCCTGCGTTCAAAAGGGCATAATATTTCCGATGAAGAATCACTGGCTGCAAAAATTGCTATTCTTCTTCATGATATAGGGCACGGACCTTTTTCACATGCTTTGGAAAATTCAATAATAAAAGGAATTCAGCATGAAGAAATTTCGGAAATATTAATGAATAAGCTGAATGATGAATTTAACGGCAAGCTTGAGCTTGCAATAAAAATATTTAAAAACAAATATCATAAAAAATATTTACATCAATTGGTTTCGAGTCAGCTTGACATGGACAGATTGGATTATCTGCGAAGAGACAGCTTTTTCACAGGCGTTTCTGAAGGTGTTACCGGCACCGAAAGAATTATTAAAATGCTGAATGTAAAAAATAATGAACTTGCAGTTGATTATAAAGGCATTTATTCAATTGAAAATTTTATCATTGCACGCCGGCTGATGTATTGGCAGGTTTACTTACACAAAACAGTCATTTCTGCTGAATACATGGTTTTAAAAATTTTAAAAAGAGCCAAGGAGCTTGCAAAAAACGGAGATAATTTATTTGCAACTCCGGTTTTTTCGAATTTTCTTTACAATGAAATAAACAAACAATCATTTAAAAAAAACGATACAATCATTGAGAAATATACCGAACTTGACGACTATGACATTTTTTCTTCAATAAAAGTATGGACCAAACATGATGATAAAATTTTATCAATGCTTTGTAAAAACCTTATAAATAGGGTGCTTTACAAAATAGAACTTCAGAATAATGTTTTTGAAAAAAAATATTTTGAGCAGATAAAAAATAAAGTAAAAAAAATCATTAAAGTTGACGATAGCTTTATTGATTATTTTGTTTTCTCTGATTTTATTGAGAGCAATATTTATTTTCCACAAAAAGACAAAATAAATATATTGTTAAAAAACGATAATATACTTGATATAACCGAAGCTTCCGACCAACTTAATGTTGATGTGTTATCGAAAATAATTAAGAAATATTTTATTTGTTATATAAATTTTCACTAA
- the lpxD gene encoding UDP-3-O-(3-hydroxymyristoyl)glucosamine N-acyltransferase produces MKYTAKKLAELLNGKIEGNPDVEVSSLTKIEEGKAGSISFLANPKYTQHIYTTTASIVIVNKEFIPEKEITTTLIKVDDAYKSFAILLDVYNKNKYNKTGIEQPSYISKNAFVEEDVYIGAFAYIGNNVKIGKNVKIYPNTYIGDNAQVLENSVIHAGVKIYPDCIIGRNCIIHAGVVIGADGFGFSTADDKNTKICQIGNVVIEDNVEIGANTTIDRATIGSTIIRKGVKLDNLIQIAHNVEVGENTVVAGQSGIAGSTKIGKNCMIGGQVGIVGHLNIADRVKIAAQSGIASSIDEEDAIIQGSPAFDICNYKKSYVYFRKLPDIEKRLSDIEKITNNKK; encoded by the coding sequence ATGAAATATACAGCAAAGAAGTTGGCAGAGTTGTTAAATGGAAAAATAGAAGGCAACCCTGATGTTGAAGTATCGAGTTTAACAAAAATCGAGGAAGGAAAAGCGGGTTCTATATCTTTTCTTGCAAATCCCAAATATACTCAACACATTTATACCACAACCGCATCAATAGTGATTGTTAATAAAGAATTCATTCCTGAAAAAGAAATTACAACCACACTAATAAAAGTTGACGATGCATATAAAAGTTTTGCCATTCTGCTTGATGTATATAATAAAAACAAATACAATAAAACAGGAATTGAACAGCCGTCATACATTTCCAAAAATGCCTTCGTTGAAGAAGATGTTTACATTGGTGCATTTGCTTACATTGGAAATAATGTAAAAATCGGGAAAAATGTAAAAATATATCCGAACACATATATAGGTGATAATGCTCAGGTTCTGGAAAATTCAGTAATACATGCAGGAGTAAAAATATATCCCGATTGTATAATTGGTAGAAATTGCATTATACATGCCGGAGTGGTTATCGGAGCTGACGGATTTGGCTTCTCAACTGCAGATGACAAAAACACAAAAATTTGCCAGATTGGTAATGTTGTCATTGAAGATAATGTGGAAATAGGTGCCAATACTACAATTGACAGAGCAACAATAGGCTCAACTATAATCCGTAAAGGTGTAAAACTTGACAATCTTATTCAAATAGCACACAATGTTGAAGTTGGTGAAAATACTGTGGTTGCAGGGCAATCCGGTATTGCCGGTTCAACAAAAATCGGAAAAAACTGCATGATAGGAGGACAAGTGGGAATAGTAGGACATTTAAACATCGCCGACAGAGTAAAAATTGCCGCCCAGTCGGGCATAGCTTCGAGCATAGATGAAGAAGATGCAATAATTCAAGGCTCACCTGCATTTGATATTTGCAATTATAAAAAATCATATGTTTACTTCAGAAAACTTCCCGATATTGAAAAACGCTTATCAGACATTGAAAAAATAACAA